A genome region from Schaalia sp. 19OD2882 includes the following:
- a CDS encoding MFS transporter, whose product MTSDPTLRVLLLVVLFTYTAQNMLNASIAPLSRDLDLPEWIIGVAVSAAALAVAMLSQFWGRRSVAWGPRRVTLLGLTCALAAGALFSALVWGRSAGLVGAVLSGAGIVLARGPLFGTAMAAIPPTAQVLIARASPDQASRVAGMATFSGVVNASIMVGSLVSSLLGMWWIQAPVHATPWFVAIALGLAWWALPGEREKGPVVDEDAAVSSPPDSRPSSAAARQSPALPPRVSWTDRRLLPWMAGAFGTFFAAGVVQILAGFVLQDRLHLSAQQAVPATAVMLLVIASGAMVMQLLVVPRLRWAPATLVRTGAGVGLVALLVLTFTWHPVTIGVAAFSIGAGMGTVGPGFTAGGSLAVTAQEQGGAAGILNATGAITWIFAPATATALYGWQPLAPFLLALTLLTVSTATAWTLTSRVAKRPTPQES is encoded by the coding sequence ATGACTTCGGACCCGACGCTACGAGTCCTTCTGCTGGTCGTCCTGTTCACCTACACGGCCCAGAACATGCTCAACGCGTCCATCGCTCCCCTGTCACGCGACCTGGACCTTCCGGAATGGATCATCGGCGTGGCGGTGTCGGCGGCGGCCCTTGCCGTGGCGATGCTCAGCCAGTTCTGGGGGCGACGCTCGGTGGCGTGGGGCCCGAGGCGAGTCACCCTGCTGGGACTGACGTGCGCGCTGGCGGCTGGAGCGCTCTTCTCCGCCCTCGTGTGGGGGCGCAGTGCGGGCCTGGTCGGCGCAGTGCTGAGCGGGGCCGGGATCGTCTTGGCACGCGGGCCGCTCTTCGGCACCGCGATGGCCGCCATTCCACCGACCGCCCAGGTCCTCATCGCCCGCGCCAGCCCCGACCAGGCCAGTCGCGTGGCGGGAATGGCGACCTTCTCCGGGGTGGTCAACGCCTCGATCATGGTGGGGTCGCTGGTCTCGTCCCTGCTGGGCATGTGGTGGATCCAAGCGCCCGTGCACGCCACCCCGTGGTTCGTGGCGATCGCATTGGGCTTGGCCTGGTGGGCGCTTCCCGGGGAGAGGGAGAAGGGCCCAGTCGTCGACGAGGATGCAGCCGTGTCCTCACCCCCGGATTCTCGACCCTCTTCGGCCGCTGCCCGCCAGTCTCCCGCTTTGCCACCGCGGGTCTCGTGGACGGACCGCCGCCTTCTGCCGTGGATGGCTGGCGCCTTCGGCACCTTCTTCGCGGCAGGTGTCGTCCAGATCCTCGCGGGCTTCGTCCTGCAGGACCGCCTTCACCTCAGCGCTCAGCAGGCGGTGCCCGCCACAGCCGTCATGCTGCTGGTGATCGCCTCGGGTGCGATGGTCATGCAGCTGCTGGTGGTCCCGCGGCTCCGGTGGGCTCCGGCGACACTGGTGCGCACCGGGGCCGGCGTTGGCCTGGTCGCACTGCTGGTGCTCACCTTCACGTGGCATCCGGTGACGATCGGCGTGGCCGCATTTTCCATCGGGGCGGGGATGGGCACCGTGGGGCCAGGATTCACCGCCGGCGGCTCGCTGGCGGTCACCGCGCAGGAGCAGGGCGGTGCAGCCGGAATCCTCAATGCAACCGGCGCGATCACGTGGATCTTCGCCCCTGCGACGGCCACGGCCCTGTACGGCTGGCAGCCTCTGGCGCCGTTCCTGTTGGCGCTGACGCTGTTGACGGTGAGCACGGCGACGGCTTGGACCCTGACCAGTCGGGTCGCGAAGCGGCCGACGCCCCAGGAGTCCTGA
- a CDS encoding zinc ribbon domain-containing protein — translation MPLISCPECGTRISDTARTCLYCGACDSEGRALLHISTGEGSKVDWDSGELAQALGGSLPFWATAA, via the coding sequence ATGCCGCTGATCAGTTGCCCGGAGTGTGGAACGCGTATCTCCGACACGGCGAGGACGTGCCTTTACTGCGGGGCGTGTGATTCCGAAGGTCGAGCTTTGCTCCACATTTCGACCGGTGAAGGCTCGAAGGTCGATTGGGATTCGGGTGAGCTGGCCCAAGCCTTGGGCGGCTCTCTGCCCTTTTGGGCCACAGCAGCGTGA
- a CDS encoding PPA1309 family protein, giving the protein MSTSQDLTPTARQVALANVVVDIERTAARVGWDHAPTLYALVPTGRLLDQPGLPEDLAAQLRGSWDGGEDHLSAIVQEDLPEEDLEEILGHLAWPDEVAGAALTVERVVVPPEVEAQAPSDPEAALDYIASHPEATDVRLAVGVLRSGESWSAVRSRSHDSDDKVGQGSRLVPGLVEALQASLLPEEE; this is encoded by the coding sequence ATGAGCACCTCACAGGACCTCACCCCCACCGCCCGCCAGGTCGCCCTCGCCAACGTGGTCGTCGACATCGAGCGGACTGCGGCGCGCGTGGGGTGGGACCACGCGCCGACCCTCTACGCCCTGGTCCCCACGGGCCGTCTGCTGGACCAGCCCGGGCTGCCGGAGGACCTGGCGGCACAGTTGCGCGGCAGCTGGGACGGCGGCGAGGACCACCTGAGCGCCATCGTCCAGGAGGACCTGCCCGAGGAGGATCTGGAGGAGATCCTCGGCCACCTCGCATGGCCGGACGAGGTCGCCGGGGCGGCCCTCACCGTCGAAAGGGTCGTCGTCCCGCCCGAGGTCGAAGCACAGGCTCCCAGTGACCCCGAGGCCGCCCTCGACTACATCGCCTCGCACCCCGAGGCCACGGATGTGCGTCTGGCCGTCGGCGTCCTGCGCAGTGGCGAGTCGTGGTCCGCCGTGCGTTCACGCTCGCACGACAGTGACGACAAGGTCGGCCAGGGATCACGCCTGGTCCCGGGCCTGGTCGAGGCCCTCCAGGCCTCGCTGCTGCCCGAGGAGGAGTGA
- a CDS encoding HNH endonuclease signature motif containing protein, which yields MEDASMTGPGSGGVQPLPEGLRRSGGEDGAGLALLVRQVRSALQELVVGGRSEALADAELVQAVRVVESLGVMVDSARAILAGEVTRRCKPVGDQPKLHLAHDARSSVDLLTRLTGASGSTVTRRSRMGRTFEVVRALTGQELPATLPLTRAAFQAGLIGTDTVRALMSTLGQCAMRPHHPDLLEVAERAVIAQTLGVGAGDGERGRGDEACTGDGQAGTGEEVSVGGDETAIGNELSRIPDLTVDDLRVMGGADPLVERMVLPADTVAQVAQLWVAAIDPDGTAPDERERDQKRGLSLTATDGGMIRIRGLLVPEIGAQLQRLIDAVLNPRVNDAPKLTGERAGGEGLGQGEYQEEIVDGRRTGQEPQGAAVSVDISCDNSVTGRTRAQKMHDALGTILSRAATLGTMPTIAGAAPTLVVNINVADLADPRGLASLTDVPAGPGRIAASVISSHAARHMACDGVIDRVVTAANGKIIALDSQSRTFTTHQRRAIEARDGGCVIPGCTVGPAWCEVHHVHEHSQGGPTHTDNGVLLCWHHHRTLHRNGWAIRFQDGAVQVRPPGWMGPERLNWIPANSSPGNQLHHHRTVADQFWSTVYPPGSDPPVRIGAPVGHPGVRAGEASRLPTSGAPAKPDRPPDRPPNRRA from the coding sequence ATGGAGGACGCGAGCATGACCGGGCCTGGCAGTGGCGGAGTTCAGCCACTGCCCGAGGGGCTGCGTCGGTCCGGGGGCGAGGACGGGGCTGGGCTTGCTCTGCTCGTACGCCAAGTGCGATCCGCCCTGCAAGAGCTGGTCGTCGGTGGGCGCAGTGAGGCCTTGGCTGACGCCGAATTGGTCCAGGCCGTTCGAGTTGTGGAGTCCTTGGGGGTCATGGTCGACTCCGCCCGGGCCATCCTTGCCGGAGAAGTCACCAGGCGCTGCAAGCCCGTCGGAGACCAACCCAAACTCCACTTGGCCCACGACGCGCGCTCATCGGTCGACCTGCTCACGCGCCTGACCGGCGCCTCCGGTAGCACCGTCACGCGCAGATCCCGCATGGGCCGCACCTTCGAAGTCGTACGCGCCCTCACCGGCCAGGAGCTTCCCGCCACGCTGCCGTTGACACGTGCCGCCTTTCAAGCAGGCCTCATCGGCACCGACACCGTACGAGCCCTCATGTCCACACTGGGACAGTGCGCAATGCGCCCACACCACCCCGACCTGCTGGAGGTAGCCGAACGCGCCGTGATTGCCCAGACCCTGGGAGTGGGCGCCGGCGACGGGGAAAGGGGCAGGGGAGACGAAGCCTGTACCGGCGACGGGCAAGCCGGCACTGGCGAAGAAGTGAGCGTGGGAGGCGACGAAACTGCCATCGGCAATGAGCTGTCCCGCATCCCCGACCTCACCGTCGACGACCTTCGCGTCATGGGTGGTGCCGACCCGCTGGTCGAGCGAATGGTCCTGCCCGCCGACACGGTTGCGCAGGTGGCACAGCTGTGGGTCGCCGCAATCGACCCCGACGGAACCGCGCCCGACGAACGCGAACGCGACCAGAAGAGGGGCCTGTCCCTGACCGCCACCGACGGCGGAATGATCCGCATCCGCGGGCTGCTGGTGCCAGAAATCGGCGCACAACTGCAAAGACTCATCGACGCAGTCCTCAACCCGCGCGTCAACGATGCCCCGAAACTCACCGGAGAGCGGGCAGGAGGCGAAGGCCTCGGTCAAGGTGAATACCAAGAAGAAATCGTTGACGGAAGAAGAACGGGACAGGAGCCCCAAGGGGCAGCCGTGAGCGTGGACATCTCCTGCGACAACTCAGTCACAGGCCGGACGCGCGCACAGAAGATGCACGACGCCCTGGGCACAATCCTCAGTCGGGCAGCCACCCTGGGCACCATGCCCACCATCGCCGGAGCCGCCCCGACCCTGGTCGTCAACATCAATGTCGCCGACCTCGCCGACCCGCGCGGCTTGGCAAGCCTCACCGACGTACCCGCGGGCCCCGGTCGGATCGCGGCATCCGTCATCAGCTCGCACGCCGCCCGCCACATGGCCTGTGACGGAGTCATCGACAGAGTCGTCACCGCGGCCAACGGCAAGATCATCGCCCTCGACTCACAGTCCCGGACCTTCACCACCCACCAGCGGCGCGCCATCGAAGCCCGCGACGGAGGATGCGTGATCCCCGGCTGCACCGTCGGCCCCGCCTGGTGCGAAGTCCACCACGTGCACGAACACTCCCAAGGTGGCCCCACCCACACCGACAACGGGGTGCTGCTCTGCTGGCACCACCACCGCACCCTCCACCGCAACGGATGGGCCATCCGCTTCCAGGACGGCGCAGTGCAAGTCCGACCACCCGGATGGATGGGTCCCGAACGGTTGAACTGGATTCCCGCCAACTCCTCCCCCGGAAACCAGCTGCATCACCACCGCACAGTCGCCGACCAATTCTGGTCAACGGTGTACCCGCCCGGATCCGACCCACCCGTCCGAATCGGAGCCCCCGTCGGGCACCCGGGGGTCCGGGCCGGGGAAGCGAGCAGGCTCCCCACTTCCGGCGCACCTGCCAAACCCGACAGGCCGCCTGACCGACCTCCGAACCGCCGGGCGTAG
- a CDS encoding SGNH/GDSL hydrolase family protein — protein sequence MNPLRRMLLLSEAAWARSTVKLDPEPEGERSGLVHPKGVDAHMPSDEGEAAPLRFVAVGDSLVAACGVDSQELGMVPAIAQQIADRTGRPVHWRTHAKLGATMRRVRHRFLPEVDGPVDVLLLCAGSNDIMARRGEEEWESELSAVLDRAIELSPRVLLSSAGQPHNSPRLPRALRQHLRGKIDRQTEISKRLCAERGVAYADVAHVDLVEGFWAGDGFHPSAQGYAFATRCLVDAMEWLPKAS from the coding sequence GTGAATCCCCTGCGTCGCATGCTGCTGCTTTCCGAGGCCGCCTGGGCCCGTTCCACCGTGAAACTCGACCCCGAACCGGAGGGGGAACGCTCCGGGCTGGTCCATCCGAAGGGCGTGGACGCGCACATGCCCAGTGACGAGGGCGAGGCGGCGCCTCTGCGATTCGTCGCCGTCGGCGACTCGCTGGTCGCGGCCTGCGGCGTGGACAGCCAAGAGCTCGGCATGGTTCCGGCCATCGCGCAACAGATCGCCGACCGGACCGGACGCCCCGTCCACTGGCGGACCCACGCCAAGCTCGGCGCCACCATGCGTCGCGTGCGCCACCGTTTCCTGCCCGAAGTGGACGGCCCCGTCGACGTGCTGCTGCTGTGTGCCGGCTCCAACGACATCATGGCCCGGCGAGGCGAGGAGGAGTGGGAGAGTGAACTGTCCGCGGTCCTCGACCGCGCGATCGAACTCAGCCCCAGGGTGCTGCTCTCCTCAGCAGGCCAGCCCCACAACAGTCCGCGACTGCCACGCGCCCTGCGCCAGCACCTTCGCGGCAAGATCGACCGCCAGACGGAGATCTCCAAGCGACTGTGCGCCGAACGTGGGGTCGCGTACGCGGATGTGGCCCATGTGGACCTGGTCGAGGGGTTCTGGGCGGGGGACGGCTTCCACCCGAGTGCGCAGGGATACGCCTTCGCCACCCGCTGCCTCGTCGACGCCATGGAGTGGCTGCCCAAGGCCTCCTGA
- a CDS encoding type IIL restriction-modification enzyme MmeI, which produces MGRVGRRDSSTPRTRGRRAHRASARWDGHRLPTRSASTRLGHGGRRRPAQACRPPDGTGTQSRCSPCARRAAFTAPELLAAHRPLDQVVDRAFGATRQLDSNEERLEILFARYQEMTT; this is translated from the coding sequence ATGGGCCGTGTTGGACGACGAGATTCGTCGACGCCGCGAACAAGGGGCAGACGGGCCCATCGTGCGTCTGCTCGTTGGGATGGTCACCGCCTCCCAACACGATCAGCGTCTACGCGACTTGGACATGGAGGGCGCAGGCGTCCAGCGCAAGCGTGCAGACCGCCTGATGGCACAGGAACGCAAAGCCGGTGTAGTCCGTGCGCTCGGCGAGCAGCCTTCACGGCGCCAGAGCTTCTGGCCGCTCACCGCCCTCTGGATCAAGTGGTCGATCGCGCTTTCGGCGCTACCCGGCAACTTGACAGCAATGAGGAACGCCTAGAAATCCTCTTCGCCCGCTACCAGGAGATGACCACATGA
- a CDS encoding flavodoxin domain-containing protein: MHVLSLHSSRFGHTTRIVARMADILHGQGHRVTLRPAEVMRSIGDDVDAVLIGASVRYGYYSPKLRTFTRRHAQRLNAVPTAFVGVSLSSENPARSEPMTNTYSRKFLQATPWEPTRAILLGGEIDFDLYRGLDAFVMDKILAHTGKPHGPGAKVDYTDWDKVEAFAREFAQLLTPEGEGRA, encoded by the coding sequence ATGCATGTTCTTTCCTTGCATTCCAGCCGCTTCGGACACACCACTCGAATCGTCGCTCGCATGGCCGACATCCTGCACGGCCAAGGGCACCGGGTGACCTTGCGTCCCGCTGAGGTCATGCGCTCCATCGGCGATGATGTCGACGCGGTGCTCATCGGAGCCTCCGTCCGATACGGCTACTACTCGCCCAAGCTGCGTACCTTCACCCGCCGCCACGCCCAGCGTCTCAACGCCGTGCCCACGGCCTTCGTCGGCGTGTCACTGTCGTCGGAGAACCCTGCCAGGTCCGAGCCGATGACGAACACCTACTCGCGCAAGTTCCTGCAGGCCACCCCATGGGAGCCGACCCGGGCCATCCTGCTGGGAGGTGAGATCGACTTCGACCTGTATCGCGGGTTGGACGCCTTCGTCATGGACAAGATCCTCGCCCACACGGGCAAGCCGCACGGGCCGGGCGCGAAGGTCGACTACACGGACTGGGACAAGGTCGAGGCCTTCGCCCGCGAATTCGCGCAGCTCCTGACGCCCGAAGGTGAAGGCCGGGCCTGA
- a CDS encoding UPF0182 family protein, producing the protein MSAPTSSTRGRSNGAGGRRIGPGTVVVLVLAALGFFIHWASSFWTEILWFDQMGSLRVLLTRWGAVAGMFVIGFLLVALPMRWTLVSAWKNRKAATRGESSASLRGYQEAIEPVRGFLFWAVPVFFGLTNGTALAANWQTVLTFVNQTPFGRTDPQFGFDVSFYVFTMPMLGLLVGYLLRLLAMLLVASLVVNYLYGTIRLTPRPHASRPARLQAGMLAAMLAASVGVHYWVGRYALLTQDGERWDGAMFTDITATLPAHSILAVVSGLVAVLFVVAAFKGTWRLPAAGMALTAVSALVIGAAYPALVQQFRVVPNERQLESDYIQRNIDATLAAYGLEGLDYRTYDAKTSVEPGQLRSDTQTTAQIRLLDPLVIEKTVQQLQQSKPYYAFANGFSVDRYTVSDERRDTVIAMRELNLGGLDENQRTWANLHTVFTHGFGVVAAYGNQVTGGGLPAYWEQSIPSKGEMGEYEPRIYFSPSATDYSIVGAPEGAPDQELDYPDDTAPGGQVSTTFKGNGGPSVGNAWNKLLYSVKFGSTDIFFSSQTNEASQILYDRDPLLRVSKVAPYLTLEQEAYPAVVDMDGDPATPKRLVWVVDAYTTSDDYPYSEHRALDQSTVDSRNSQAGEFVQANSVNYMRNSVKAVVDAYDGSVRLFQWDQQDPVLATWMKIYPDSVEPISAISGDLMGHLRYPEDLFKVQRELLTSYHVTSAPDFYTGGDKWRLAQETSTATAATVTQKDPLGNETQVPVAQPPYYLTMKMPGQDSAEFSLTSVFVPGGTSNRQAMAGFLAVDSETGSEPGKAREGYGKLRLIALPSSTTVPGPGQIQNAYDTGEKIAPQLNILNLSDSKVIRGNLLTLPVGGGLLYVQPVYIQGSGNAQYPILRFVLTAFGDQVGFAPTLAESLDQTFGGDSAATLARGGGTPSAPSDEGGAAAPKTAQQRLDEAIVAASNAMKESEKARVAGDWSAYGKAQKDLDQALSAAVQAQQELGRDTSGIQGQGSDDAQSSAAGAPGGAGAGTGGAGGSASQSGN; encoded by the coding sequence GTGAGCGCACCGACGAGCTCCACGCGAGGCCGCTCGAATGGCGCAGGCGGGCGCCGGATCGGACCGGGGACCGTCGTCGTCCTGGTCCTGGCTGCGCTCGGATTCTTCATCCACTGGGCGTCGAGTTTCTGGACCGAGATCCTCTGGTTCGACCAGATGGGCTCCCTTCGGGTGCTCCTGACCCGCTGGGGTGCGGTGGCCGGCATGTTCGTCATCGGGTTCTTGCTGGTGGCACTGCCCATGCGCTGGACGCTGGTGTCGGCGTGGAAGAACCGCAAGGCTGCGACCCGTGGGGAGTCCTCGGCCTCGCTTCGCGGATACCAGGAGGCCATCGAGCCTGTGCGAGGCTTCCTCTTCTGGGCGGTCCCCGTCTTCTTCGGCCTGACCAACGGCACGGCGCTGGCCGCGAATTGGCAGACGGTCCTGACCTTCGTCAACCAGACGCCCTTCGGACGCACCGACCCGCAATTCGGATTCGACGTGTCCTTCTACGTATTCACCATGCCCATGCTGGGGCTCCTGGTCGGCTACCTGCTGCGTCTGCTCGCCATGCTGCTCGTCGCCTCCTTGGTGGTGAACTACCTCTACGGGACGATCCGCCTGACTCCGCGCCCGCACGCCTCCAGGCCGGCGCGCCTGCAGGCCGGGATGCTGGCGGCCATGCTGGCGGCGTCGGTGGGCGTGCACTACTGGGTGGGGCGCTACGCACTGCTCACCCAGGACGGTGAGAGGTGGGACGGCGCGATGTTCACCGACATCACGGCGACCCTGCCGGCGCATTCGATCCTGGCCGTCGTCTCCGGCCTGGTCGCCGTCCTCTTCGTCGTCGCCGCCTTCAAGGGCACGTGGCGACTGCCGGCAGCGGGCATGGCGCTGACCGCCGTCTCCGCCCTCGTCATCGGGGCCGCTTACCCGGCGCTGGTCCAACAATTCCGTGTCGTGCCCAACGAACGTCAACTGGAGTCGGACTACATCCAACGCAACATCGACGCCACGCTGGCCGCCTACGGGCTGGAGGGGCTGGACTACAGGACCTACGACGCGAAGACCAGCGTCGAGCCCGGGCAGTTGCGCTCCGACACGCAGACCACCGCACAGATCCGACTCCTGGACCCGCTGGTCATCGAGAAGACCGTCCAGCAGCTGCAGCAGTCCAAGCCCTACTACGCCTTCGCCAACGGTTTCTCGGTGGACAGGTACACCGTGTCCGACGAAAGGCGCGACACCGTCATCGCCATGCGTGAACTCAACTTGGGCGGCCTGGACGAGAACCAGCGGACCTGGGCAAATCTGCACACGGTCTTCACCCACGGTTTCGGTGTGGTGGCCGCATACGGCAACCAGGTGACCGGGGGAGGGCTTCCCGCCTACTGGGAGCAGTCGATTCCCTCCAAGGGGGAGATGGGCGAGTACGAGCCTCGGATCTACTTCTCGCCCTCGGCCACCGACTACTCGATCGTCGGAGCGCCGGAGGGGGCGCCCGACCAGGAACTGGACTACCCGGACGACACCGCCCCCGGAGGCCAGGTGTCGACCACCTTCAAGGGCAATGGAGGCCCCTCGGTGGGCAATGCGTGGAACAAGCTCCTGTATTCGGTGAAGTTCGGGTCCACGGACATCTTCTTCTCCTCGCAGACCAACGAGGCCTCTCAGATCCTCTACGACCGCGACCCGCTGCTTCGCGTGTCCAAGGTGGCGCCCTACCTGACTTTGGAGCAGGAGGCGTATCCGGCGGTCGTCGACATGGACGGTGATCCGGCCACGCCGAAGCGCCTGGTGTGGGTGGTGGACGCCTACACGACCTCCGACGACTACCCCTATTCGGAGCACCGGGCGCTGGACCAGTCGACCGTGGATTCACGCAACTCCCAGGCCGGCGAGTTCGTCCAGGCGAACTCCGTGAACTACATGCGCAACTCGGTCAAAGCCGTCGTCGACGCCTACGACGGGTCGGTGCGCCTGTTCCAGTGGGACCAGCAGGACCCGGTGCTGGCCACATGGATGAAGATCTACCCGGACTCCGTCGAACCGATCAGCGCCATCTCCGGTGACCTCATGGGGCACCTGCGCTACCCGGAGGACCTGTTCAAGGTCCAGCGTGAACTGCTCACCTCCTACCATGTGACTTCCGCTCCGGATTTCTACACGGGTGGCGACAAGTGGCGCCTGGCGCAGGAGACTTCCACCGCGACGGCCGCCACCGTGACCCAGAAGGATCCGCTGGGCAACGAGACCCAGGTGCCCGTCGCCCAGCCCCCGTACTACCTGACGATGAAGATGCCGGGCCAGGACAGCGCCGAATTCTCGCTGACCTCGGTCTTCGTGCCGGGTGGCACGTCCAACAGGCAGGCCATGGCAGGCTTCCTGGCAGTGGACTCGGAGACGGGGTCCGAGCCGGGCAAAGCTCGTGAGGGCTACGGCAAATTGCGCCTCATCGCACTGCCGTCCTCGACGACGGTGCCCGGGCCCGGCCAGATCCAGAACGCCTACGACACGGGCGAGAAGATCGCCCCGCAGTTGAACATCCTCAATCTGTCGGACTCGAAGGTCATCCGCGGCAACCTGTTGACGCTGCCGGTCGGGGGCGGCCTGTTGTACGTGCAGCCGGTGTACATCCAGGGTTCGGGCAACGCCCAGTACCCGATCCTCCGTTTCGTCCTGACGGCCTTCGGCGACCAGGTCGGATTCGCGCCGACCTTGGCCGAGTCCCTGGACCAGACCTTCGGCGGGGATTCGGCGGCGACCTTGGCCCGCGGCGGTGGCACTCCGAGCGCGCCTTCGGACGAGGGCGGGGCCGCTGCGCCGAAGACTGCGCAGCAGCGCCTGGACGAGGCAATCGTGGCCGCCTCCAATGCGATGAAGGAGTCCGAGAAGGCCCGCGTGGCGGGCGACTGGTCCGCCTACGGAAAGGCGCAGAAGGACCTGGACCAGGCGCTCTCGGCCGCAGTGCAGGCCCAGCAGGAGCTGGGGCGCGACACCTCGGGCATTCAGGGGCAAGGCTCTGACGACGCGCAGTCGAGTGCGGCTGGAGCGCCCGGCGGTGCCGGGGCTGGAACGGGCGGTGCCGGAGGGAGTGCCAGCCAGTCGGGCAACTGA
- a CDS encoding DUF3320 domain-containing protein produces MTIESRHAGVTLVLQVLSKELDPIIQQRLLPHLNGLPWTAVLSELDRRSGRLGRTYDRSDLQCQLRMLTERLGAWGFPFDNRDRRVSLAAGELRLVRNRWAHMDDFDSLDQWRAADTARRLVEHLEIPSAELRRIADEALMRLIRENVGPQASLSPVREPRGPLSDTPRTDEDELITPQPEALVDPGATTNDLTGPERARWVPWTIEVQAEEFGVIEDLPKKLAKMKVRATAREIVDMEGPVSISRVATLVARTYGVARLGEKRRRQIERQVRQSVDHVDSDGFLWPTGVNPETWTGFRPNDSLADRDLTEICPAELRNAAAVVGQGMKGEEMMRAVLQTFGRSRLTSRYRKHLTAALEI; encoded by the coding sequence ATGACCATCGAGTCTCGACATGCTGGCGTGACGCTGGTGCTGCAGGTCTTGTCAAAGGAACTGGACCCGATCATCCAGCAGCGTCTCCTTCCGCACCTGAACGGTCTTCCCTGGACCGCCGTGCTATCCGAACTGGACCGGCGGTCCGGTCGTCTGGGTAGGACCTACGACCGCAGTGACCTGCAGTGCCAATTGCGCATGCTCACGGAGCGCCTGGGAGCCTGGGGCTTCCCATTCGACAATCGTGATCGGAGAGTCTCGCTTGCCGCGGGTGAACTGCGCCTTGTGCGCAACCGCTGGGCCCACATGGACGACTTTGATTCCTTGGATCAATGGCGAGCCGCCGATACTGCTCGAAGGCTCGTCGAACACCTTGAGATTCCCAGTGCTGAGCTCAGAAGAATTGCGGATGAAGCTCTCATGCGTCTCATCCGAGAGAATGTCGGACCGCAAGCGTCCCTGTCACCGGTGAGGGAACCCAGGGGTCCGTTGTCCGACACGCCCCGCACAGACGAGGACGAGCTGATTACGCCTCAACCAGAGGCGCTAGTCGACCCTGGTGCAACCACCAATGACCTGACGGGCCCGGAACGTGCGAGATGGGTGCCATGGACCATTGAAGTGCAAGCCGAGGAGTTTGGAGTCATTGAGGACCTGCCGAAGAAGCTGGCGAAGATGAAGGTCCGCGCCACCGCCCGAGAGATCGTCGACATGGAAGGTCCCGTTTCCATCTCACGGGTGGCGACTTTGGTTGCCCGCACGTACGGGGTGGCACGCTTGGGGGAGAAGCGACGCAGACAAATCGAGCGGCAGGTGCGCCAGAGCGTTGACCATGTGGACAGCGATGGATTCCTGTGGCCGACTGGTGTGAATCCGGAGACGTGGACAGGCTTTCGCCCCAATGACAGTCTTGCCGACCGTGACCTGACTGAGATCTGCCCTGCTGAATTGCGCAATGCCGCTGCAGTTGTCGGGCAGGGAATGAAGGGTGAGGAGATGATGCGCGCTGTTCTCCAGACTTTTGGTCGGAGTCGACTCACTAGTCGATACCGCAAGCACCTGACCGCTGCGCTCGAGATATGA
- a CDS encoding sulfite exporter TauE/SafE family protein: MTRTPTITAAKVLVPVLVGLGAGLLSGLFGIGGGIVIVPALVAFLAMDQRRASATSLVAMIPTATVGAITYGIRGQISLTAALVLVAGTLVGTQIGVWLLRRLPERILPWTFVAFVAAVLVSSQFQVPVRDADLVLDLPRGAALVLVGVTAGTFSGLVGVGGGSIIVPGMQLLVGVGDLLARGTSLLVIIPTSITGTWTNLRHGLVDVRTGLLLGTASCFTAPVGVWIAGLVSPRVGGILFSIFLVVIMVNTILKARARERARRAAGGPEVNEPTR, from the coding sequence GTGACACGCACGCCCACAATCACCGCCGCAAAGGTCCTCGTGCCCGTCCTGGTCGGTCTTGGAGCAGGGCTCCTGTCCGGGCTCTTCGGCATCGGCGGAGGAATCGTCATCGTCCCCGCCCTCGTCGCCTTCCTCGCAATGGACCAACGGCGCGCATCGGCCACCTCCCTGGTCGCCATGATCCCCACCGCCACCGTCGGCGCCATCACCTACGGCATCCGCGGGCAGATCTCACTGACGGCAGCCCTGGTCCTGGTCGCAGGAACACTGGTCGGAACCCAGATCGGAGTGTGGCTGCTACGGCGCCTCCCCGAACGCATCCTGCCGTGGACCTTCGTCGCATTCGTGGCCGCAGTCCTCGTCTCCAGCCAGTTCCAAGTGCCCGTCCGCGACGCCGACCTGGTCCTCGACCTACCGCGCGGCGCCGCCCTCGTACTCGTGGGAGTCACTGCAGGAACCTTCTCAGGACTGGTCGGTGTCGGCGGAGGATCCATCATCGTGCCCGGCATGCAATTGCTCGTCGGCGTCGGCGACCTGCTGGCCCGCGGAACCTCACTGCTGGTCATCATCCCCACCTCGATCACCGGCACCTGGACCAACCTGCGACACGGGCTGGTCGACGTGCGCACGGGCCTGCTGCTCGGCACAGCCTCGTGCTTCACCGCACCCGTGGGAGTCTGGATCGCCGGCCTGGTCAGCCCCCGGGTCGGCGGCATTCTGTTCAGCATCTTCCTGGTCGTCATCATGGTCAACACCATCCTCAAGGCGCGGGCCCGCGAGCGTGCCAGGCGGGCAGCCGGCGGCCCCGAAGTCAACGAGCCCACCCGGTGA